One segment of Manihot esculenta cultivar AM560-2 chromosome 4, M.esculenta_v8, whole genome shotgun sequence DNA contains the following:
- the LOC122723439 gene encoding uncharacterized protein LOC122723439: protein MPLKLNRNRILLDAGKEIRLFVPSASRNKKKSESLNFPLFPFLLTHPIPSHLTAPHIPSHLTAPCVSVPSSLLFSLWYFSSLPKSFSLPPSSNTSRPGPPYLAESLSFPFFSPFLFFGISSAHHYLSAFSLSLFHHCCCSPRWSHDSLKRQYAERYNFRITYENNEGELNKVQADRYSYIELLSDMYKLFNLNVDFIAIVARNGLSVESDGDLTGMFELYKDNSMVPLRITSQFVPPNMRCHLR from the exons ATGCCTCTCAAATTGAACAGAA ATAGAATATTGTTAGATGCAGGAAAGGAAATAAGATTATTTGTCCCCTCAG CctcaagaaataaaaaaaaatccgaATCCCTTAATTTCCCTCTTTTCCCCTTTCTCCTAACACATCCCATCCCATCCCACCTCACTGCACCTCACATCCCATCCCACCTCACTGCACCCTGTGTCTCGgttccttcttctcttctcttctctctctgGTATTTCTCCAGCCTACCAAAGTCCTTCTCCCTTCCCCCCTCTTCCAACACTTCACGCCCCGGCCCTCCCTACCTCGCCGAGTCTCTCTCTTTTCCcttcttttctccttttctcttttttggtATTTCTTCAGCCCACCATTATCTTTCTGCCTTTTCCCTTTCTCTCTTCCATCACTGTTGTTGTAGTCCTAGGTGGTCGCACGATA GTTTAAAAAGGCAATACGCAGAGCGATATAACTTCAGAATTACATATGAGAACAATGAGGGTGAACTCAATAAAGTACAAGCTGATAGGTACTCTTACATTGAACTTCTGTCTGATATGTATAAGCTATTTAATTTGAATGTTGATTTCATAGCAATTGTGGCAAGGAATGGTCTTAGTGTTGAAAGTGATGGAGACCTCACAGGTATGTTTGAGTTGTATAAGGATAACTCTATGGTTCCTTTAAGAATCACAAGTCAGTTTGTGCCACCAAATATGAGGTGCCATCTCAGGTAA